In Camelina sativa cultivar DH55 chromosome 17, Cs, whole genome shotgun sequence, the genomic stretch NNNNNNNNNNNNNNNNNNNNNNNNNNNNNNNNNNNNNNNNNNNNNNNNNNNNNNNNNNNNNNNNNNNNNNNNNNNNNNNNNNNNNNNNNNNNNNNNNNNNNNNNNNNNNNNNNNNNNNNNNNNttttgttgtatgggttacaaaaaaacaaatgaaatatcattgtaaaattttaatgattttagagactgcatgatatatattttacattgttcttatttttaaagattcatcacCATTATCTAATATGGATTATCATTTTATAAGTAatcactctcttctcttccaccaatatcaaatgttgctatatctcatatgtgttgtaagagtttgattctatattttaatttagaaaatattatatatattttttacattgttttatttttaaagattcatcttcattatctaatttggattatcatctatAAGTAaccattctctcctcctctcccaacaatatcaaatgttgttatatctcatatgtgttgtaagagtttgattatatattttaatttagaaagtattatatgtatttaacattgttttcaatttttattttatttctataaaaataaaatatatttttttgtatttcttgcctttctaatctattcatatttattttaaaaatttctatagttaaatttaacttcacatatgttggttttaacaaaaaaaaatcaaatttatttgagaattagatgttcttATTCCTTttaacgatcaatgtgtaacatattctacttttgaatcaaattatggattcaccaacactcacttttaaattaaatgggttttaatattaggagttggaaaagtataaaagtttatttgtaactcccataataatatcatagtagtgttctcaatgaatttaatttaatataattgaaCATGTTAAAAGTATATTAGTATGCACTTAATTGCAGTTTTGTAACTCTCAAATATTTACTTTTGATACATTGATTTCtgtattatctattaaaagAAAGTCACATATCTCACTATAACTCTCATCGCCTCATATttcaaatcttatataattttataaattctacaatatcattatttttcctTCATTTAACCAATAAtatcttaacttaataaaagtttagtttatttgaataggatatacatgtaatatatgatatatagtttatttttttttttgtatataaaacattatcatttcatataaatcaaaatccAGACATAATTAAAGACTTTAAGATAATAACATAATAGAGTAGTTgctatttttcttattttatttttatggaaaatcNtcaattttattcaaacacaataaattataattgtaactcccataattctaaatataactttcatcaattcttatcatataaataaacattctctaattctctcatattagcatttttttactttctcattttcacattctctcattctatTCCACAATACCTCagatcatttttcatttttttgtttttgatttcttatttttgttgtatgggttacaaaaaccaaatgaatatcattataaaattttaatgattttagagactgcatgatatatattttacattgttcttatttttaaagattcatcacCATTATCTAATATGGATTATCATTTTATAAGTAatcactctcttctcttccaccaatatcaaatgttgctatatctcatatgtgttgtaagagtttgattctatattttaatttagaaaatattatatatattttttacattgttttatttttaaagattcatcttcattatctaatttggattatcatctatAAGTAaccattctctcctcctctcccaacaatatcaaatgttgttatatctcatatgtgttgtaagagtttgattatatattttaatttagaaagtattatatgtatttaacattgttttcaatttttattttatttctataaaaataaaatatatttttttgtatttcttgcctttctaatctattcatatttattttaaaaatttctatagttaaatttaacttcacatatgttggttttaacaaaaaaaaatcaaatttatttgagaattagatgttcttATTCCTTttaacgatcaatgtgtaacatattctacttttgaatcaaattatggattcaccaacactcacttttaaattaaatgggttttaatattaggagttggaaaagtataaaagtttatttgtaactcccataataatatcatagtagtgttctcaatgaatttaatttaatataattgaaCATGTTAAAAGTATATTAGTATGCACTTAATTGCAGTTTTGTAACTCTCAAATATTTACTTTTGATACATTGATTTCtgtattatctattaaaagAAAGTCACATATCTCACTATAACTCTCATCGCCTCATATttcaaatcttatataattttataaattctacaatatcattatttttcctTCATTTAACCAATAAtatcttaacttaataaaagtttagtttatttgaataggatatacatgtaatatatgatatatagtttatttttttttttgtatataaaacattatcatttcatataaatcaaaatccAGACATAATTAAAGACTTTAAGATAATAACATAATAGAGTAGTTgctatttttcttattttatttttatggaaaatctATTAGTCTAATAATCTATGGTTAGACTcacttagttatatatgtatgagacaTTGCAAACCTActgtttatttttatgaatttttcttaattgaaacattttaaatctctttaagctatcaccataaataaataaaaaaatatgcataactaacgccacaaaataaattttatgaaaatatatatcacaatgattttgaaatatgactacaactacaaaaatatatggcatATGACATTTAAGATACAAATGATTTAATTGCACTAAATATGTTATCATCAAAAggaaatttgatttttgtactttatttaaattcatactatgttgtctttaaattttgatatataccGAGATAATaacatgttaatttatattattttataaaggtAGAATATCGATTATGTAAGAACTCACTCTAACAtctagtaaaacaaaaaaggaaggtgagaatttttaaaaaagctaaATCCACCTATCTCTCCAACCACTTTTGATATTATTACATTCTAGTAGGTTGGACGAAATATGTCATAGTTGCTGCAATGTGACTGTAATAATACCCAAAAGAAATCATATTAAGcagaaaaaacagaaatgacaactaaaagaaaacaataattaaaacgaattattttcttaattaataatgtAGTGGAATATTTTAtctgataaaataaatatttatgaagGATATATaaaaggtaagaagaagaaaaaggaaaaacaaaaaaaggaaggtGGGAATTTTAAAGCAAAAGCCACCTGTCTCTCTGACCCACccattcatttttattttttatgggtaaaaaaacatacaaaaaaaaatatctatcgTCGTCGTCTCCACACCGTCGGTGCGGTACCTCACGGATCAATTTCtaaagcgagagagagagagacattatTTTCGCTAGATTCTCGTAAATCTTCTCTCCTCCGATTTCCCCTTTTCCGTATTGAGAAAATTTCCCCATTTTTACGTGAGATCCgtgatttttttattcttgtttccTTTCCTGGGATCGATCTGAATAGGTATAGCTTGAAATTTTTAGGGGAATCGtgaaatttgtttctttttgaaaatctcGATTTTAATCGGCGGAAAATGGACGAGTTTGGAGTTCTAACGGAGCGTTACGGGATTAAGCCTCAAGGTAAATCTGCTCCGATGGCTGCTTCCAAGCGTTCCGTTAATAATCACAACAACAATGCTCAGAGCTGGAATTTCGCAACTGCCTCATCCTCTTCCTCTGGTGTTAACGCGAAATCGAAATCGACGTCGTTTTCTGGTAATGGCTCTGTCTACGATGGTGACGATATCTTCTTTACGGCGAGTTCTACtactaataatattaatagAAAGGGTTCGAATTCTTCTAGTGGATTTGACGATTTTGATGTTTTCTCTGGGTTGAACAagtcgtcatcttcttcttctggttttaataataataatagcaaGTCCTCCTCCTCTTTGAACAACGATGATGGTGGTTTGTTGTTCTCCAATTTTGGGAATTCTGGAAATAAAGCGTCTGATGATGACTTGTTTGGTGGTATTATGCCGTCTTCCAAAACCTCTGCTACTACTAATGTTaagaatgatgatttgtttgggTCTTTCTCTTCATCTGAAAAGCAATACGCTACTGCGGTTGATGATTTGTTGGGTTTGGGGAAGAATGATGCTTCTTATGATGGTTTGATTCCCGGTTTTGGTGGCACGGCGACTAGCAGGTTTGTGACGCTTGTAGCCAAATTTCTATTGATTTTGGTTCTAGTTTCCATTGCATCATAGATATAACGTCTGAGATTCTTATGTCATTTCATGTATGGAATGTTCTTGTGGCTTGTGAATACGATCATCTTTGTACaggaaattgttttttttaagtgtttatggtttgaatttttctgttgttgagatattttgttttttggtttgatatttcAGCAAGACGACCACATTGAACTTTGATTCGTCTGATCCTTTTGTGGTTCTAGAATCAACTGCGTCTGCATCACATTCTTCTCCTGGTCTGTTCGTGGATCCACTTGAAGAATTTGCTGCTTCAGTTAGTTCTCAGGGGAAAAAACCTTCAACTACGTCACACACATCATCAATACTTAAGCCTCCGCCTAAACCAACACAAAAAGTGAACAGAGGTTAATCTCTTTGATAACTTGAAATTTTGTTGAATTACTAGAGGTTTTGTTTACCATTTTTTGATTGTGCTCTAACTAGTCGAGTAATTATTTCC encodes the following:
- the LOC104756502 gene encoding auxilin-related protein 2, translated to MDEFGVLTERYGIKPQGKSAPMAASKRSVNNHNNNAQSWNFATASSSSSGVNAKSKSTSFSGNGSVYDGDDIFFTASSTTNNINRKGSNSSSGFDDFDVFSGLNKSSSSSSGFNNNNSKSSSSLNNDDGGLLFSNFGNSGNKASDDDLFGGIMPSSKTSATTNVKNDDLFGSFSSSEKQYATAVDDLLGLGKNDASYDGLIPGFGGTATSSKTTTLNFDSSDPFVVLESTASASHSSPGLFVDPLEEFAASVSSQGKKPSTTSHTSSILKPPPKPTQKVNRVKSSGMSSIDELEDFAMGTMRRSASASDTASKYREAEDAGTKNKEFGVDDLDPFFSAGYRSSSVPKSRTTTTETSRKQPSNVPKKTPNGVSNAKKPPAQANLVDDFSALFGEDPIFRQFEEIPGESEERRKARWDREQRTKSRVAQAVADMNNRDHQSRIEQEQRTRISETVDTEIRRWATGKEGNMRALLSSLQIVLWPGCGWEAVSLTDLITSSAVKKVYRKATLYVHPDKVQQKGATLEQKYIAEKVFDILKEAWNKFNKEELS